The proteins below come from a single Aspergillus oryzae RIB40 DNA, chromosome 5 genomic window:
- a CDS encoding uncharacterized protein (predicted protein) produces the protein MKFQAPLAMLSLAGVAYANAPHARPEYKRICDTPSSGEVEVQPGLHATFSCGKYTTDGSRTGLNVANPEACIGECASSDGCVGAIWTAKTTLPYPCYLVQHGSEPSIKTGSDNMWITYRKDEEEAGEDPFGGSGCEADLETMEAELKKCKGLAARTCTNGLQVQTYSTGSKKYKIACGHTVSAAVGSGANMNIVKDVDSFQECADLCASTAGCARATVDTKADKNTCHLYRNPSSQIRASNVDRSVIYLV, from the exons ATGAAGTTCCAAGCTCCTTTGGCAATGCTCTCCCTGGCTGGAGTTGCCTATGCAAATGCGCCTCATGCTCGCCCAGAGTACAAGCGCATTTGTGATACCCCCAGTTCCGGCGAAGTTGAAGTCCAGCCTGGACTTCACGCCACCTTTAGCTGTGGGAAATACACCACGGATGGTTCCAGGACTGGGTTGAATGTTGCCAACCCGGAGGCTTGCATTGGCGAGTGCGCCAGCAGCGACGGCTGCGTGGGTGCAATCTGGACGGCCAAGACGACACTGCCATATCCGTGCTACCTGGTTCAACATGGCTCTGAGCCCTCCATCAAGACTGGGTCTGACAACATGTGGATCACTTATCggaaggacgaggaagaagcagggGAGGATCCATTTGGGGGAAGTGGATGTGAAGCTGATTTGGAGACGATGGAggctgagctgaagaagtGCAAGGGTTTGGCGGCTCGGACTT GTACCAACGGCCTTCAAGTTCAGACTTATTCCACTGGATCAAAGAAATACAAGATCGCATGCGGTCATACAG TTTCTGCGGCTGTCGGAAGCGGTGCCAATATGAACATAGTTAAGGATGTAGATTCGTTCCAGGAATGTGCTGATCTTTGCGCGAGCACAGCTGGATGCGCCAGAGCAACCGTCGACACCAAGGCAGACAAAAATACCTGTCACCTTTACCGgaatccttcttcgcagATTCGTGCTTCGAATGTGGATAGGTCCGTTATCTATCTCGTCTAA
- a CDS encoding uncharacterized protein (predicted protein), with translation MKPQSFIFFALATGVLAQTSPENDYKRICFALDGQEEDILPGYRVKYTCDFYGQHNGSPVEGVESAKDCAQLCQTAGSSCAGSSWFMKGRKCLLSGSNSEAKREFTVYMEKVGEASDPFGEDEDDPFGGDEPEEDDPFGGDEPEEDDPFGADEPEEDDPFGADEPEVDDPFGADEPEEDDPFGADEPEEDDPFGADEPEDNDTACGCDNCEVDVACGYPDEASPALKGKAYKVFCQKLDDVGGKNIRPPFKVNSVKECIEACSDVPNSQCKRAIWTNSRDANGQRSCWLREWNGVKKVPTKVGSWSSAHVQE, from the exons ATGAAGCCGCAAtcattcattttctttgcacTTGCCACTGGGGTTCTGGCCCAAACGTCACCGGAAAACGATTACAAGCGTATTTGCTTTGCCCTAGATGGccaagaggaagacatcCTTCCCGGATACAGAGTCAAATATACATGTGACTTCTACGGACAGCACAATGGCAGCCCTGTCGAAGGTGTGGAAAGTGCCAAGGATTGTGCACAACTGTGCCAGACAGCTGGCTCCAGCTGTGCGGGAAGTTCATGGTTCATGAAAGGACGCAAGTGTCTCCTCAGCGGTAGCAATAGTGAGGCAAAGCGCGAGTTCACGGTTTacatggagaaggttggggAGGCCAGTGACCCTTTCggtgaagacgaggatgatcCGTTTGGCGGTgatgaaccagaagaagatgatccgTTTGGCGGTgatgaaccagaagaagatgatccaTTTGGCGCCGATgagccagaggaagatgacccATTTGGTGCCGACGAGCCAGAGGTAGATGACCCATTTGGTGCCGATGAAccggaagaggatgatccATTTGGTGCCGATgagccagaggaagatgacccATTTGGTGCCGACGAGCCGGAGGATAACGATACAGCCTGTGGATGCGATAATTGCGAAGTAGATGTGGCAT GCGGATACCCTGACGAAGCTTCACCCGCTCTGAAGGGTAAAGCATACAAGGTCTTCTGTCAGAAAT TGGATGATGTCGGAGGAAAGAATATCAGACCGCCGTTCAAGGTTAACTCCGTCAAAGAGTGTATCGAAGCATGTTCTGATGTGCCCAACTCCCAATGCAAGAGGGCTATCTGGACTAATTCCCGAGATGCCAACGGTCAGAGGTCCTGTTGGCTGCGGGAATGGAACGGAGTCAAGAAGGTTCCTACTAAGGTGGGCTCATGGAGCAGTGCCCATGTGCAAGAGTAA
- a CDS encoding CinA family protein (uncharacterized protein (competence- and mitomycin-induced)) yields the protein MASIPVYIQRNTETLLDIATDVIHMLNQAGQTLGVAESLTAGGVMAALTSVPGSSAVFRGGVVSYATPLKQQLLGVDPDLIATMGVIDPDVATQMAEGARKVTTCDNSPTVWGIGTTGVAGPASQDGKPVGTVYIGIASPTGTRAWGPFNFPGTRWREEIEEDSCRICPLLLHLNTGYTKL from the exons ATGGCTTCCATCCCCGTGTATATACAGCGAAACACCGAGACGCTCCTTGATATAGCTACCGATGTCATCCACATGCTTAACCAGGCAGGACAAACACTAGGAGTCGCAGAATCCCTGACGGCGGGTGGTGTGATGGCCGCACTCACCTCTGTGCCAGGCTCCAGTGCAGTATTCCGTGGTGGTGTTGTGTCCTATGCAACACCTCTCAAGCAGCAACTCCTGGGCGTGGATCCAGACCTGATCGCTACGATGGGTGTGATTGACCCCGATGTCGCAACACAGATGGCCGAAGGCGCTCGCAAAGTCACAACTTGTGACAACAGCCCAACAGTGTGGGGTATTGGGACAACGGGGGTCGCTGGTCCCGCATCTCAGGATGGAAAGCCTGTCGGCACGGTGTATATCGGCATTGCGTCACCTACTGGGACCCGAGCTTGGGGTCCCTTCAACTTCCCTGGAACTC GGTGGCGGGAGGAAATAGAAGAGGATTCATGCCGGATCTGCCCATTGCTTTTACATCTCAACACTGGGTACACCAAGTTATAG
- a CDS encoding uncharacterized protein (predicted protein): MFAWSGEGLQDYEAVLPKTLPFSKSTWLPYAPDLTEAKRLPLFPSAGFRFTQPPRFYRVVTDCRNRRDRGELKAGTLPNIFFLMTDEARVSYSQWRHSFAWAIDPDWTRSGADEDGYDGRLKISATQIYFRFYEFISTKKYTLKDIWRDFHQVNKTQTYVPGPLPAWPSTDLDKPVWPDS, translated from the exons ATGTTTGCCTGGTCGGGTGAAGGATTGCAAGATTACGAGGCAGTGCTGCCTAAAACCTTGCCATTTTCAAAGTCCACATGGCTCCCTTATGCACCCGACTTGACTGAAGCGAAGAGACTTCCTTTATTTC CCTCGGCTGGATTTCGGTTCACGCAACCCCCAAGATTTTATCGAGTTGTTAC GGACTGTCGGAATCGCCGTGACAGAGGCGAGCTCAAGGCAGGAACTCTCCCCAACATCTTTTTCCTCATGACAGACGAAGCTCGCGTATCGTATAGTCAATGGAGACACAGCTTTGCCTGGGCAATTGACCCAGATTGGACTCGGTCGGGTGCTGATGAAGACGGCTACGATGGACGACTCAAGATCAGTGCAACTCAAATCTACTTCCGATTTTACGAATTCAtctcaacaaagaaatatacaCTGAAGGATATCTGGCGCGACTTTCATCAAGTCAACAAAACACAGACATATGTCCCAGGGCCGCTTCCTGCTTGGCCTTCCACGGACTTGGATAAACCAGTATGGCCTGACTCGTGA